The genomic stretch ACAAAGGAACAATCTGAACATCCATGACCCTTTTTGAAACCAAATTGTTGTTGACTAGACATCAGCATACCATGCAACTTGTCACGCATTATTAGTTCTAGTGCTTTTGATATTGTTGACGAAACAGCTATTCCTCTGTAATTGTCTGGATCACTGGCATCATCATGTTTATCTTTAATGACTGGAACAACTTAAGACTTCCAAAATTGAGTTGGGACTACAGAATGTCTTAAGCAAGCAGTAAAGGAGAGTACTCATGTGGATAGCTAATTCAAAGCCACCATACCTAAGGTGTTCGGACTCTACTTCATCAGGTCCAGCAGATTTTCTTACTTTCAGTTGATGAAATGCTTTTTCGACCTCTTTGGGATGTATCTCAACACACCACCATGGTagttttgatgtttgtattCGATGTTTCAGATTTGTCTCAAATATCTGACGCTCTATATCTATAGAATCGTGTGATTGACTGTTGATAATTTGGCTAAATTGCGTCTTCAAGCACTCCATCATTTCACTGTCAGACATACCATTTTGTATCCAAGGCTGCGTTTCGTACTTTCTTCCTCGTACTTTCTTCCAAAACGTATCAGTATCACTATCTAAGTCTGGAGCCAAACTTTCCCACCAACATTCTTGTTCCTTCcgttttctatttttaaatgACCTTTAAAGATCATTCTAGAATTCTGCATTGCTTTGTATAATTTACCACCTCTAGGATTACCAGCACATTTCCATTTAGAAAAGTCATTTAGAAAAGTCATTTCTAGCCTGCCGTTTTGATTTCTTGAGATCATCATTCCAAACCAATTTACTCATTCCTCTACCTGAGCCTTTCCGTATACATAATTTACCAGATCTCAGCAAAGCTTCACATATGGCATCAAGATATTCTTGAATATCGTGATGATGACCACAAGACTCAGGCTCGTTACACACAGCAGCTTCTACTGGCAGAGATATTTTACTTAGTTCCAGTTCTACACAGTGTTTATACCTTTCCAAACTGTCCATTGCGGTTTGTTTTCACAACAATTTTTTACCAACAGACTTGTTCTTTAGTATTGAAATCTTACCATCTACTTCCACACTCGTTGACATGACAATAGGGTAATGATCAGATAAATAACCACCGTCCTCCCTTATCTCAAAATCTATAATCGTTTTTGTCAAACGATCAGAGACTATGATGTAGTCAATCCATGATTGAGTCTGGAAATCTGAACTATGCCATGTATTATTAGTATTCGCTTCAATATCATCCATGCCAATAGCTGTCAGGTTGAACTCCGACATAAATGTAGCCAGTCGTCTTGAAAAACGACTTGTGCCTTTGCGAAATCAGTATTCAAGTCTTCCAATATCATAACATTATCCTATTCATTTGACTCTAAAGACCTCCCAAAAAACCAATTTTAGTGATGTAATTCTCTACTGATTGCTCATTATCATAGTCAACTGGCATGTACACAGAAATAATAAGTATAGTTTCTAGATCTGTAGTAATCTGTATACTTCGCTGCATGGCATCGCTAGTTAAATTTAATTATCAGGAATATTGATCACGCGTAATTTATTACCGGTACAGTAGTAAAAATTTATGCTCGCTAGCTTTTGTCACTTTCCGTTAcagcaaataattaattagaatcAAACTTCAGCTAGCTAGTATCTACGTTCAAGTGCCaacaaagcaaaaacaaaactcaatttgttgttgtctaCACACTTTTCTACGGTGCATATATGACGTACTTCTATGGATACTTATAAATCAACCTAATTACAATTGCATTATTCTTCgaaaccatgcatgcagtcaaaCCTAGCCCTAAACTTTTCTTCATTCGACTCGTCAAGGTTCGTACGGAGGCGGTTTCAGATCGGCCGCCTTGGCGTACGTCGGACCCGAAGAATCATCACTTTTCTGTGATACCGTCTCACCAATCTCTTGCAAGTGATCGTACGATGGTGGAGCCACCTCATTCTGATCATTCATTGGATTGAAGAATGTCTCAGCTTTCGGAACGTCGTAGCTGACACTCTCTTCACGGACTAAGTTTCGGCGGTGTTTTACCAGAACGacgacgacaacaacaacaacaactgcgataataacaacaacaacaactgaaacaacaGCAGGAACAGTTGCAGAAGAACTGCTTTTCCCAGATTCTTCTACACCAACAAAACTAGTAGTGGCAGATGGATTGCTTTTCCCGTATTTTTCCGAAGCAGTAGCAGATATACTGCCTTTCTCGATCGATCCCGAAACAGACGTGGTGACTGTGGGAGACGTACTGCCTTGCGAAGGTGGCGCTACCACATTAATTGTCCAGTTTGTTGAGATAAAGCTCCCATGCTCGTTGCTCGCTCTACAGCTGTACGAACCACTGTTCTCGTACGAGATTGACGCAATAGTAAAATATGCATCTATCTCCATGGATTGACTGTCGAGTGACTTCACTGTCGTTTCAGATATTACTTTGGTGCCTTCTTTCAGTAGTTCCACCTTTGTCTCAAATCCTTTGCTATTCACCTCGCAACGCAATGTAAGTGATGTTGAATAATATGCGAGAATGTCGTGGGGACTGCTTATAATTGTGGGCGAACATTCGCTCGATTTGCTGTCTGCGCAGCGACAGATTCGTTCACTACGCGACGTAGGCAAACAGAAGTGAAGACACCCGCCATTGTCGACCGAACATCCATTTGCTCCAGACGCTGTAATAACGAGACTTTGTAAAACGATTGTAACTCGAGTGACTAAAACTAAATACagttatttagtttaatttatattaattattaatagcTAAATTAAAAGTGAAAATTGTCTACAAATATTGCCTATATTTGTAAATTAGAAAATTTTAGTCTTAAAATCTAAAACATAATGATATTAATTGCCGATACAGAGATTGTGCCATTTAATTGTTAGTCCACGTGCACGGTACTAGTGAAAATCAGCAGAAATTCTATAACGTCTCTACTctcttttgtctgtccttAGTTACATAC from Corticium candelabrum chromosome 21, ooCorCand1.1, whole genome shotgun sequence encodes the following:
- the LOC134196844 gene encoding uncharacterized protein LOC134196844, yielding MKGSAVTELTACSSSAAAGLTIGDTDTTETIYWGDGQDEKIYKCAVSAGAWTKSTVADFTLLGVLTLKDVEPVSLSLYKDSLYFTDKKHDGLVRLSTFILLFDTVEEVLMTDSTPGGLAVYNRNRTSASGANGCSVDNGGCLHFCLPTSRSERICRCADSKSSECSPTIISSPHDILAYYSTSLTLRCEVNSKGFETKVELLKEGTKVISETTVKSLDSQSMEIDAYFTIASISYENSGSYSCRASNEHGSFISTNWTINVVAPPSQGSTSPTVTTSVSGSIEKGSISATASEKYGKSNPSATTSFVGVEESGKSSSSATVPAVVSVVVVVIIAVVVVVVVVVLVKHRRNLVREESVSYDVPKAETFFNPMNDQNEVAPPSYDHLQEIGETVSQKSDDSSGPTYAKAADLKPPPYEP